GCAAGTACTATGGCATATCGTATTGCCTCAAGCATTACGAATGATGGTGCCTTCATTTATTAATCAGTGGATAGCCTTAATTAAAGATACTTCATTAGCTTATGTGGTGGGTGTAGGTGAACTTTCATTCTTAGCGACACAAGTTAATAACCGTAGCATGGTTTATCCAATGGAAGTCTTTCTGTTCGTTGCGTTTATCTATTTTGTTCTCTGTTTTTCATTGGAAATTATTGCAAATAGAGTGGCTAAATTATTCTCAACACAAAAAGAGAAACGCCCCTTTTGGCAAATAGTGTTGCCATTTAAACGAAAATATCCACTCCCTATTAACTAAGACTAATTAAATTAGGGCTTTCTGGCTGTTTACGATATGACTCTGGTGGGAAGTGGTTTAAACTTTTATGAGTTTGGTTTAGGTTATAATTTTGCTAACAAAACCAAGCTATTAAAACCGTTTTACTGTAACTTATTCCGTTAAATATGGCATAGCTCAATTTAATTATTTTTACAATAATTCAATAGATCTGATGAAATAGAAGTTATTCGGAGAAATAGATAAAAAGGTTTCACTAAGAAAGTTTAGGCTAATAACGACAAAGTTTTGGTGACACCACGTAAACATTTGATTTAGAAGAGGGCCCTTTTTTACAAACAAAATATCCTTGGGAGACAAGATCATATCTTACATAGAGATTAAAAAATATGCCAAATAAAATACCAAAAATGAAGATCAACACTGTGACTATCGCAAGTTTGCTATTAATTTTGATTACTTGGTCTTTTATAGCGGACATCAGTAATATGTAAAATAGATAATAAGTAAAAGGCGATAAAAAAGGCATACTTGCTGTGACAAAAGAAAAATTTATTTTCTCTGCTAAAAAGAAATAATCAACATAATCCTCTAATGATAAAAAAATACAAATGAGAAAGAGAGGGATCATAATAAATGAAATTAAATATATTTTATCTTTAGTTTCAATATCCATAATTAATGACACCTATTTAATGATTTAACATAGAGATTAGATTCTGCAAAAGTGTTTTTTTCACAAATAAAATAACCTTTAGAAAGTAGATCTCTTTCAACATAGTAAGAAAAGAAAAAGCTAAAAAACACACCAAAAATAAAAAATAAGAGAAAAGAGAACATTATTTTTTTACTTCCTTTTATTGTCCTCTTTTTGGATGGTGGAAAAACCAATAAATAGAGAAGATAGAAAACAGCAGGTACCGTAAATAAAAAAACAGATGTTCTGAATGAGGTACTAATTTTTTCAGCGAGAGAAAAATAATGAATATAACTTTCTATTGAAATAAATAACTCCATTGAGAAAACAACGAACAAAAAAACTGAAACTACATAGATTATCTTTATTATATTATTATCAGACATTCCCTATTTCCTTATTCTATTCCTAAAAAAATCTCCGCACATCTCATTAAGTACTTACTTCTGTACTTAAATCACTAAATTGTGTATAATTCAATCAAAATAGATACAACTCACTGGATAATAAGATGAAAACGATAAATTATACAGAAGCAAGACAAAACTTAACTTCAATTATGAATGAAACAATTGATGATAGAGTACCCATCATGATCACAAGACAAAAGGGTATTCCATGTGTTCTTTTATCTCTTGATGAATACCAAGCACTAGAAGAGACAGCTTATCTGTTACGATCTCCAGCGAATGCGCGCCATTTGCTCGATTCAATTGATGAACTGAACCAAGGTAAAGGTATAGAAAAGGATATAACGGAATGAAATTAATTTTTTCTGAACAATCATGGAGTGATTATCTTTATTGGCAACAAATGGACAAGAGAATAATTAAACGCATTAACGAACTCATAAAAGATATTAAAAGAACACCGTTTAGCGGAATAGGTAAACCAGAGCCCTTGAAACATAATTTAGCAGGTTTTTGGTCAAGACGGATCACTGATGAACATCGCCTTATCTACCGTATTACTGATCCCGCTATAGAAATTGCATCATGTCGATACCACTATTAGCCTCCTTACATTTATCCTTTTTCACTCTTAAAGGATCTCAAAGTATTTTTAAGCTTTAGATTTTCCTTCTACGCAATCGATTACTTTTTTAGGTGCAGTTATTGTTTTATTTGTGTAGGATAAAGCGAAAAACATTTTTTTTGGGATCTTTTGTCTATGAGCATGTCATCACCAAATTCTGGTTCACAGGGTTTGCTCCAACGTGTGTTTAAGCTACAAGAACACGGCACAACCGCTCGCACCGAACTAATTGCGGGTATCACGACGTTTTTAACGATGGTTTATATTATCTTCGTTAACCCTCAAATTCTCGCTGCTGCCAATATGGATATCAAAGCCGTCTTCGTGACGACCTGCTTAATTGCGGCTTTCGGCAGTATTTTAATGGGATTAGTGGCAAATTTACCTATTGCTGTTGCACCAGCTATGGGCCTAAACGCCTTCTTTGCCTTTGTGGTTGTTGGCGCAATGGGATATTCATGGGAAGTCGCTATGGGTGCGATTTTCTGGGGTGCTGTAGGTCTATTTTTACTGACTCTTTTTCGTATTCGTTACTGGATAATAGCGCATATTCCGCTAAGTTTACGTGTGGGTATTACGAGCGGTATCGGCCTTTTTATCGCCATGATGGGATTAAAAAACTCTGGTATTATTATTCCTAACAACGATACCATCGTCACTATTGGTAACTTTGCCTCTCATAACGTGTTATTAGGTGCATTAGGCTTTTTTATTATCGCCATTCTTGCCGCACGTAATATTCACGCAGCTATTCTTATCTCTATCGTTATCACCACAGTAATTGGCCTATTATTAGGCGATGTCACCTACCAAGGTATTTTCTCTCTTCCTCCTTCTATCACCACTGTTGTTGGTAAAGTAGATATTATGGGTGCCTTAGATATCGGCCTTTCTGGTGTGATTTTTGCCTTTATGTTAGTAAACCTATTTGACTCTTCAGGCACATTAATTGGTGTGACAGATAAAGCAGGTTTAACCGATGACAAAGGTAAATTCCCACGTATGAAACAAGCGTTATACGTCGATAGCTTAAGTTCTGTTGCAGGCTCTGCAATGGGTACATCGTCTGTAACCGCCTTCATCGAAAGTACTTCTGGTGTTTCTGTCGGTGGTCGTACAGGCTTAACTGCGGTTGTTGTGGGTATTCTTTTCTTACTTGCTATCTTCTTATCTCCACTGGCAGGCATGGTGCCAAGCTATGCAACAGCAGGCGCACTAATTTATGTGGGTGTATTAATGACATCCAGCCTTACGCGGGTGAAATGGGATGATTTAACTGAATCCGTTCCAGCTTTTATCACCGCAGTCATGATGCCATTTAGCTTCTCAATTACAGAAGGTATCGCACTAGGCTTTATTGCTTATTGTGTTATGAAGATAGGGACTTTCCGCTGGAAAGAAATTAATCTGTGTGTTGTGATTGTTTCATTAATGTTTATTTTAAAAATATTACTGATTGATACTCATGTTATTGATTTGAATTCTTTATTCTAATATTCAATAAATTAAGAACATCATGATACAGACAAACGGCACCAATAACGTGCCGTTTTTTATAAGAAAAGAGGTGATTATGCACGTACTTTTACAAGTAGATTTCCCTTATCATGGTCCTTTCGATAATGAAATGACACAAGCTATGGATGCATTATCTGCATCAATCAACCAAGAGCCTGGCTTTATTTGGAAAATTTGGACTGAAAATAAAGACACACAAAAAGCAGGTGGGATTTATCTCTTTGATTCAAAAGAAAATGCTCAAGCTTATCTAGAGAAACACAGCGCCCGATTAAAATCTTTTGGTATTCCAGAAGTACGTGGTGATATTTTTTCAATAAACCAAGCTTTAAGTTTAAAAAATCAAGCCTCTTTTTTGGCTAAGTAGCGAAAAGCACAAGTGTTATATACCACTTGTGCTTTTCTATTTTCTGCAATTACTCTACTTTCGTAGGCAACAACAAACCAAAGATAATGGAATCAGAAATCTCATCACCCACTATCCAACGCTGTTTAAGATAGCCTTCCTGTTCAAAACCTAATTTAGCTAATAAAGCAGCTGATGCTTTATTATTCGGATGAATATCCGCTTCTAAACGACGAACAGATAAATGTGTTTGGAGGTACGTGATAAATGCGACCATAGCTTCCTTCATGATCCCTTTCCCTTGATATGGCGTATCAAGGCAATATCCTATTTCGCCTCGTTGTGACTTAGGGTAATGATTAAAGAAAACACACATTCCCATTAATGCATTTGTCTCTTTGTCTATTACCGCTAAGCGCAGATACTCTTTTCTTTCCATATGGGTAATATCTTGGATGATATCTTCTTGCGCTTCTTGCAGTAATTGCCAAGGAAGATGGCTCCAGTAGCGAGTGACTTCAGGTGAACTCATAATATTAAACCAATTTTCAGCGTCTCCCATTTCAAAGGGACGCAAAATCAACCTTGATGTTTCAACCTGAATATCAGCGTAACGCATTTCTACTTTTCCTTATGAGTGTTTGGAGCCACGAATGCAATACAAACCGGCTCTGCAATAGCATTTGGCTCAGAACGGAACATTATCTCTTGAGTATCGGCTATTTTTAAACTCGGCCAGTGCTTTAATCCTTCATCAAAATGTGCTTTTTCACAGTAATAGCCCACTTCGCTGATCAACACGACGCCTTTCTCTTCTAATTGTTGAAGCGTAATATGGCGATTATAGATATTAGGCGGTTGTACATTTTTTTCTAATATCCACGGCTGTGAAGATAATGGTCTATCTTTGCCATAAAAAGTCACCCATTCATGCATATACTCGCCGCCCACATACGCAAGTGGCGTGTGATAATGCTGATACCAAGCTTGTTCAACATCTTGCACAAAGGTTTTTACACCAATAAATTTTTGACCCGCATTACGCACATTAGCGGCTTGTACGACGGTATAACCAGAAACAACCAACATACCAAAAACACCTAAACCATACAGTGCACCACGTAATGAACGTTTAGGCATTACACTAATTGAGCCCACAAAAAGTGCAGTCGCAATCGACATAAAGGGTTGTAACCACTCGCTGATACGCCCCCCTTCATGAAAACTAAACCAAGTAAAAATAATCACTAATGGAAATAACAAAATAAAATTCAGTAATTGGCTATCTGGAGATGCAGACCAACTTACACGGCCACCATAAAGACGTAATATAACCCACATCAAGATAACAGGATAAAAAACCGTCAGCGCAGCACGCGTCGTACGCAAATTAAAACGGCTCTCTATTTGAGAATCAACCCATTTAAACGCGGCAAAATCGGTTTGCCATAACCAAATAAAATTAGGGATAACAAAAGCAAGCCAAATCGCAATCGCCACATAAAAATAAGGCGATCGATAGCTCACCCGCACTTTAGGTACAAATAGGCTTAATAAAAAGACAGAACCCATAAAGGCTAGTGATGAGTATTTCCCCATTGTGGCAATACCCATAACAATAGCAAAGCCAATCCAATATTTTTGATTGTCATTGATTGCGCAGAGGAAAAAATAAAAAGCCCAAGCCCAGCAACCGACTAGAATATAGTTATCGTTATAAGGGATAATATCGAAGTTAATAATGCCAGATAAATTAAGCCCTAACATGGCAAACCATGCAAGATTAGCGTTACGAGTCAATTTATAAGCTAAATTCCAGACACCTAATAATCCAATAGCAATCACAATAAAGTGGATAAAATACCAATAAAAGCTAAAATCGACACCGCCATAAATAGCAGGTGACATTATAAAGCCAACAAACCAAGGATTTTTAGGGGAACCCCAACCACCATTGGTACCCCAATTGACTGCTTCTACGGCATCATAAGGCACCGTAGGGTCAAAAAGATAGCTGACTAAGATCCACAGTGTCGCATAGCCAATAACCCACCAATATACCGGTTTACGCAATTGCGCAGATGATAATGTCATAATAAATAGAAAGTTAAGTTGATAAATTTAATTTGGTCATTAAAAGATGTCACAACACAGTAAAGTATAGTGAAATGAACCGCACATTGTACGTGAGCAAAAATTAAATTGTCTTAAATTTGCGCTTTTATTGAAAATTTGTTTCTGATAGATTGCGCAACCAAGAAGATCACTACCGAGTTACCATTATGAATATGATTAAAAGAAAGCCCGCAGCAAAAACACGTAAAAAAACACGTGAAGAGCTGAACGCGGAAGGACGTGAACGCAAACGTCAAAAGAAACACCGTGGCAATCCTGCTGGTAACCGTCAGCAGGAAATGGAAAATAAAAACCAAACTAAAAATACAGTACCGAAAGATCCACGTATTGGTAGTAAAAAACCAATCCCTCTGATTGTGGGTGATACACCTAAAGTGGCGAAGAAAAAACCTGCGCCCGTCAAAGCAGAACCGGTTCGTTTAACACCTGAACAAGAATTAGACTTGTTAGAAAACGATACTCGTTTAGACGAATTACTGTCTCGCCTTGAAAATGGTGAAAAACTTAACGCTGAAGAGCAGGCTTATACTGAAAAAACCCTTGATCGTATTGACGAATTAATGGTTGAACTCGGTATTGAGTTTGAAGATGATGACGATGAAGAAAAAACTGAAGACATCATGCAATTACTAAAAGGTAAATAATCAAAAGGCTAAAAATTTGCTTTGATTACCTTACATCTAATGGATATCAGTAAGCTATTGATATCCATTAATTTTATATATTTTCCGTTTTTTTTACATTTGATTTATGTTTGAAAACACCCTTTTCTTGTGATGACATAAACAAACCTATCAAGCTCAGATAACTCCACCTATTCCTCTCTTATCATCCCTGATATTCTATTTTTCTATCTTTAATATACGAGTGATAAGAAATATGGATAACAGACAGCAGTACTTAGATATCGCAGCTGGGCAAGGAGAAAAAGTGCCCTCTCGTATAGTGGCTTTTCCTGCACAGCCACTAAACTATGCACTTATTGAGCAACGCCTAGAAGAGCAGACGGACTATACGGATGGTGAAATCAATTATCTGAGTGAAAATATTGATGATGGTTTTTTCTATCGTTGCCAACATGGCGATAATGAATTGCATTTTTTTGTCTGTCTTTATCCTCGAGATGAAGATTATGAAATACGCCCAATGTATTCGACAGATGAACTTACCCCGCAGTTATTAGCGCACGCAAATGCCACTACTCAAGATTTATTATTAGAAACGCTCTTTACCGAGGCGTTACATCCCTTAGCAAGTTACCGTCATCAACTGAATTTTCTAAATATTATTGCCCCTGAAATGGTTTTGGCATTAGATGAATCAGCGGCAGGTAAAGCCTTAACACCAGAGTGGATCCGCTTTCAATTAAAGACCCCCGATCTCTATCCTGAAGTAGAAAGCTTATATGTTATTCATGCAGTCTATGATACAGAAAACGATCCACCAACAATGTTTTGGTTCCATACTCATGGGCTCGCACGCTGTGGCTTAACAGAAGTCGATTTAGTTATTCCAAGTATGCTTGAATCTTACTATGGTATTCCTGATCTCTTCCGCTGCTTTGTTAACAACAGTATTAATCATCGCCAAATCGAATTTGGAGAACCAATGCTTTGTGGACAAACATCAACAGGTTTAGAGTATCTTGTTGCCTTACCTTTTGAAGAAGGTATCCGCCATATCAATCAATCAACACCTCTCGAAAACCTTAGACCTTTAGAAGAGATGCGTTATGACACTGAAGGCGCACCCAATGGTGTTTTCTTGGGTGATTTAGCCGATCGTGACGAATATCATCAACATCCTTCCTCTATGCTATTTAGAACCAATGAAGAAAATCCTGTTTTAGAGACCTTCTTTAAAGGTTATGAAGAGCAACAAGCAATGATGCTACTGCGTAGCAATGAAGAAACCTATGAGATGTCTGAAAAAGCCAAGCGACGCTGGGAATACTTCGTTTCTATGTTTGATAACTACAATCAACCATCTATTGAGAAAAAAAGTGGTTTTCTCTCCAAATTATTAGGTAAAGACAAACCCGAAGAGGCTGAAAACCCGTGGCAGTTTATGATCAAATTCGGTATTCCTTATGGTGAAGAGGAAGAAAAAGAGCTTGAACATATGTGGTTTGTGCCACAGTCTCGTGATGGCGACATCGTTTATGCCAAATTACTCAACGTGCCATTTTATGTTGAAGAGATGCAAGAAGGTGAAATCTATCCTATCAATATAGATTTAATAACAGATTGGGTCGTTTCATTCGAAGATAATAGTTATACCCCTAACAATATTTACCAACTTTTTAGCCACCAGCAGACTCACTAATTAGCTAACGATCTCATAATCTAATGCGGGTTTCTTATTTAATAATAATGAGAAACCCGCTTTTAATTTCAGTGAAATCTACTTTCATCTTGTGACCAGTTAACATTATTAATTGATTGTTATTTTGTTGCTACATTGATATCTCAACTCTTTACATTTTGTTTTTGTCTAGTAACAGATAGAGAAAACAGTCCGTTTTCCTCCCAATATCTTTTCTCTGGTTGATTTAAATCAAGTGTGGATAAGCGTAGAGTAGGCTAAATTATACCCAATAAAGATAATTATAATTCTCATTAGCATTAAAAATATTTATTATAATTATCCTGACTCTTATTATGTGAATTTTTATATACGTTAATAATTATCAGTATCATTATTTTTTGTATCAATATTCGTGGAAGAACGATTTATGTCACTGATCCCAAATCACAGTTATAAAATCTTGAGCTACTCACCTCAGATTAGCCCTGCATACAGGCAGAAGTTGCTATCTTTAGGTATGTTGCCTGGCGCTGTGTTTAACGTTATTCGTATCGCACCACTGGGTGACCCTATTCAAATAGAAACGCACCGAGTATCCCTCATTTTGAGAAAAAAAGATCTCGCACTTATTAACCTTAGCGAAGTGGTTCATAACGAAAAATAATCGTTATTTCTCATTCAACCAGGCAAGACAACTATTGGCATCACTATTATGACTCCTCTCACTATAGGCCTTATCGGCAACCCCAATGCTGGTAAAACGACACTTTTTAATCAGTTAACAGGCTCTCGCCAGCGCGTAGGTAACTGGGCGGGTGTGACGGTCGAACGCAAAGTTGGTCGTTTCACAACGACAAATCATAAAATTGAGCTCGTCGATTTACCCGGCACTTACTCTTTAACGACAATCTCAGAACAGACATCGCTTGATGAGCAAATTGCCTGTCATTTCATTTTAAGTAATGAAGCGGACATGCTGATTAACGTTGTTGATGCCTCTAATCTTGAACGAAACCTTTATTTGACATTGCAGCTTCTTGAGTTAGGCATTCCCTGCATTGTGGCATTAAACATGCTCGATATTGCAGAACATCAAGATATGCAAATTGATATCAAAGCGTTGTCTGAGCAACTGGGTTGCCCTGTTATTCCTATGGTTTCAACAAAAGCATCGGGAATGGATAAGCTCAAAGACGCGATTGACACTTTTCCTGCTGAAAAGAAAAAACCACAAGAATTACTCACATCCTACCCAATATGGTTACTTAATGAAGTCGAAGCGCTCGCTGAAAAAATTAACCATGATGAGTTTAATTTACAGCAACGCCGTTGGATGGCATTACAGTGTTTAGAAGGGGATATTTATACCCATCAGCGTGCTCAAGTTACCACCGAAGATATCAAAGCCATTCGTCAGCGAATTCAAGATGAACACAATAATGAACCCGAATTAGTCATTGCAGATGCCCGTTATCAAAATATTGAACGCATCTGTCATACTGTGATTAATATGGAGTCTATTAAGCCAAATATCCTGACACAAAATATCGATAAAGTGATATTAAACCGTTGGTTAGGTGTACCTATCTTCCTGTTTGTAATGTATTTAATGTTCGTTTTGGCGATTAACATCGGTGGAGCATTACAACCCGCTTTTGAAGGTGGATCTGAAGCCATCTTTATTCATGGTATTCAATGGATTGGTGCAACCTTTAACTTTCCAGAATGGTTAACCATTTTCCTTGCACAAGGTGTCGGTGGTGGTATCAATACTGTTCTTCCTCTCGTGCCACAAATCGGGATGATGTACTTGTTCTTATCTATCCTTGAAGATTCTGGCTATATGGCTCGAGCTGCTTTTGTAATGGACAGATTGATGCAGGCTTTGGGTCTGCCGGGTAAATCATTCGTACCGCTGATTGTCGGCTTTGGTTGTAACGTACCATCCATTATGGGTGCACGTACCCTCGATGCTCCAAGAGAACGATTAATCACAGTATTAATGGCACCGTTTATGTCTTGTGGTGCACGTTTAGCTATCTTTGCTGTTTTTGCCGCTGCTTTCTTTGGTAAAAATGGCGCGAGTGTGGTTTTCTCGCTTTATCTTCTGGGTATTGTTGTCGCTATTTTGACGGGGTTACTGCTAAAACATACCATTATGCGTGGTGAAGCTTCACCTTTCGTGATGGAACTGCCTGTTTACCATGTGCCTCATCTAAAAACCTTATTGATGCAAACTTGGCAACGTTTAAAAGGCTTCGTGATACGTGCTGGTAAAGTCATTATTATTGCCAGTATGTTTATCGGTGCATTAAATAGCTTTACCTTCTCAGGTAAACCTGCCGATAACATCAATGACTCTGCATTAGCATCGGTCAGTAAAGTGATCACACCATTATTGCAACCTATTGGTGTTCATAACGATAACTGGCAAGCAACGGTAGGTTTAGTCACAGGGGCGATGGCAAAAGAAGTGGTTGTAGGAACATTAAATACCCTTTATACCGCGGAAAGCATTGTGAACGAGCCTTTTGATCCTGAAGAATTCGATCTTTGGGGGGAAATTGGTGACGCTTTTGGTGAAACATGGGATAGCTTAAAAGAAACCTTTACCCTAGCCGCACTTTCTAATCCAATTGAAGCAAGTAAAGGTGATGGTGAAATGGATACCGGTACTATGGGTACCATGGGGGCTAAATTTGGCTCTGGTATTGCCGCATACAGCTACTTAATCTTTGTTTTACTGTATGTACCTTGTGTTTCAGTAATGGGTGCTATTGCCCGTGAAACAAGTCGTGGCTGGATGACCTTCTCCATTCTTTGGGGATTAAATATTGCTTACTCATTGTCAGCGCTGTTCTATCAAGTAGCAACCTTTAGTGAGCATCCGCAAAGTAGTGGCATAACCATTGCTGCCGTGGTGATCTTTAACTTAATTCTCTTTATCTTGTTGCGTAATGCCCGTAGTCGTCTAACAATAAACTTAAGCAATAAGCCTTCATTGGCTAAACAATGTTGTTCAAAAGGTAGTTGTCACTAGGTGACAAAGGAAAGGTAAGATGGCCAGTTTGATAGAAGTTCGTGATTGTATCGCCCTTAATGGTCGAGCCGATGCCCATCTTATTAGCCATCAACTCAATATGCCTGAACCGTTGGTACAAGCAATGTTAGAACGGCTCACATTGATGGGTAAGCTTCAAGAAGTAGATGTAGAGGAGTGTCTTACAGGCAGTTGTAAAAGTTGCCCTGAAGCCACTGCCTGCCAGACAAAGCTTTATCAATTAACCTAACAAATTGATAAATGCCATCACAAAAACCCTTACTTTATGTAGGGGTTTTTATCTAATGCTTAAGATGAATCATTTTCATCTTCCTATTTAATGATTTACTTTCCTAACTATCACGGCATAATCCTTTAAATATAGACGTAAAGACGTCTATTGTTATTTCACTTTATAAGAATATAAAATTATGCCAATAACTGAATTTTCATCGACCATTACAACCAGCAAACAAGGTGGATTACAGATGCAATGTGCATCACGCCAGTTTCAATTTTTACTTGATGAACCTATGTCATTAGGTGGAAAAGACAGTGCAATGAATCCTGTTGAAGCATTATTGGGTACATTAGGTGCTTGTAAGGGGATTGTTGCCAAAAGCTTTGCGCGTATGCATAAAATTAATCTCAACGACATTCGCATTGAAGTTAAAGGCGAATTAGATACCGATGGTTTTACGGGAAAAAATAAAGACGCCAAATTAGGCTTTAGTAAAATTACGACACACTTTTTTATTCAAGCTGATAATAGCGAAGAAGAAATTGCTGCATTTATCGCTTTTATTGAACGCACTTGCCCTGTTGCTGACACCATAAAGAATGCCCCTATTTTTGAGACATCTTTTCATCTTGAGAACGTGCTCGTATAAAAAGATTTATCACTGCCCAAATATGGGCAGTTTTTAGCACCCTATCACGTGATATCGCAGACATTCATTAATGCTTGAGCGAATTCATCAGGATGTGAAATAAACGGTGCATGAGCCGCATTACGGAAAATAACAGACGGTGAATGTGGATAAAAAGTATCTAATAATTCGGCCACTTTTCGAGGAACCAAACCGTCTAAATAACCGTAAAAACGAACAAAAGGACAACTCAACGTTTTCAATTCTTCTCGTAAATCCTCAGTACGCAGAATTTCTAATCCACCATTAAGCACCTCAACAGAAGGGAGTGGTTGCTCTAATACCACGGATTTTAATGCTTTCATATCTTCACGGGCACTTTGAGTACCCAATGTTTGCAGTGCTAAA
This portion of the Proteus vulgaris genome encodes:
- the feoB gene encoding Fe(2+) transporter permease subunit FeoB, whose amino-acid sequence is MTPLTIGLIGNPNAGKTTLFNQLTGSRQRVGNWAGVTVERKVGRFTTTNHKIELVDLPGTYSLTTISEQTSLDEQIACHFILSNEADMLINVVDASNLERNLYLTLQLLELGIPCIVALNMLDIAEHQDMQIDIKALSEQLGCPVIPMVSTKASGMDKLKDAIDTFPAEKKKPQELLTSYPIWLLNEVEALAEKINHDEFNLQQRRWMALQCLEGDIYTHQRAQVTTEDIKAIRQRIQDEHNNEPELVIADARYQNIERICHTVINMESIKPNILTQNIDKVILNRWLGVPIFLFVMYLMFVLAINIGGALQPAFEGGSEAIFIHGIQWIGATFNFPEWLTIFLAQGVGGGINTVLPLVPQIGMMYLFLSILEDSGYMARAAFVMDRLMQALGLPGKSFVPLIVGFGCNVPSIMGARTLDAPRERLITVLMAPFMSCGARLAIFAVFAAAFFGKNGASVVFSLYLLGIVVAILTGLLLKHTIMRGEASPFVMELPVYHVPHLKTLLMQTWQRLKGFVIRAGKVIIIASMFIGALNSFTFSGKPADNINDSALASVSKVITPLLQPIGVHNDNWQATVGLVTGAMAKEVVVGTLNTLYTAESIVNEPFDPEEFDLWGEIGDAFGETWDSLKETFTLAALSNPIEASKGDGEMDTGTMGTMGAKFGSGIAAYSYLIFVLLYVPCVSVMGAIARETSRGWMTFSILWGLNIAYSLSALFYQVATFSEHPQSSGITIAAVVIFNLILFILLRNARSRLTINLSNKPSLAKQCCSKGSCH
- a CDS encoding FeoC-like transcriptional regulator, coding for MASLIEVRDCIALNGRADAHLISHQLNMPEPLVQAMLERLTLMGKLQEVDVEECLTGSCKSCPEATACQTKLYQLT
- a CDS encoding OsmC family protein — encoded protein: MPITEFSSTITTSKQGGLQMQCASRQFQFLLDEPMSLGGKDSAMNPVEALLGTLGACKGIVAKSFARMHKINLNDIRIEVKGELDTDGFTGKNKDAKLGFSKITTHFFIQADNSEEEIAAFIAFIERTCPVADTIKNAPIFETSFHLENVLV